A single window of Meiothermus sp. DNA harbors:
- the rimP gene encoding ribosome maturation factor RimP — protein sequence MEPDIQTEPSEKPHWDRLAEEVLSPLGYEILEVSFKRGKNPVLLVRVERKDEVPISVADLERAGRALSARLDGLEALLPPHYLLQVESPGAERPLFTARHFERFVGLKVRVRSAEGNFTGRVGPVKGDEVTFLLDKDETRTLRLGSFKANLAEWPDKPR from the coding sequence GTGGAGCCAGATATTCAGACAGAGCCGAGCGAAAAACCCCACTGGGATCGGCTGGCTGAAGAGGTACTGTCGCCTCTTGGCTACGAAATACTCGAGGTCAGCTTCAAGCGCGGCAAAAACCCGGTGTTGCTGGTTCGGGTCGAGCGCAAGGACGAAGTGCCCATCTCGGTCGCGGATCTGGAGCGGGCCGGTCGGGCCCTTTCTGCCCGACTGGATGGCCTCGAGGCCCTGCTGCCTCCGCATTATCTGTTGCAGGTCGAGTCGCCCGGCGCCGAACGCCCTCTCTTCACCGCCCGACACTTTGAGCGCTTTGTGGGCCTGAAGGTTCGGGTACGTAGCGCCGAAGGCAACTTTACCGGGCGGGTAGGGCCGGTGAAAGGCGATGAAGTGACGTTTTTGCTCGATAAGGACGAGACCCGTACCCTCAGGCTGGGCAGCTTCAAAGCCAACCTGGCCGAGTGGCCGGACAAACCCAGGTAA
- a CDS encoding ABC transporter ATP-binding protein, giving the protein MEPTLFRSRRERKLGDVAVRLEGITKHFGEQRAVDSVSLEIRHGEFFSLLGPSGCGKTTLLRMIAGFDTPDAGRVVIGGKDMTGVPPYLRPVNTVFQNYALFPHMTVEQNIAFGLRMKKMPRDEIAKRVQWALELINLPGYEKRRTDQMSGGQRQRIALARALVNEPEVLLLDEPLSALDLKLRQELRLDLMNLQEQLGITFIFVTHDQEEALVMSDRIAVMNKGRIEQLGPTEEIYELPKTAFVAKFIGDSNLIPAQALEPRKVRTALGEFVLDEEDALTPGQEVLLSIRPEKIRLFREKPNLPNVFRAKVDDIIYTGSENQYVLLADGQRLMCETLNQDIQEPGHEEFGYDEEVWVAFTPEKLVVIQGGTEGSNPYA; this is encoded by the coding sequence GTGGAACCCACCCTATTTCGCAGCCGTCGGGAGCGAAAGCTGGGCGATGTTGCCGTGCGCCTCGAGGGCATCACCAAGCACTTTGGCGAACAAAGAGCGGTAGACAGTGTGAGCTTGGAGATTCGGCACGGAGAATTTTTTAGTCTGCTAGGCCCCTCGGGTTGTGGTAAGACCACCCTTTTGCGCATGATCGCCGGCTTCGACACCCCCGATGCAGGCCGGGTAGTTATTGGGGGCAAGGACATGACCGGCGTGCCCCCCTACCTGCGCCCGGTCAATACGGTTTTCCAGAACTACGCGCTGTTTCCCCACATGACCGTGGAGCAAAACATTGCCTTTGGGCTGCGAATGAAAAAAATGCCCCGCGACGAGATCGCCAAAAGGGTGCAGTGGGCCCTCGAGCTCATCAACCTACCCGGCTACGAAAAACGCCGCACCGACCAGATGTCCGGCGGACAGCGTCAGCGCATCGCCCTAGCCCGGGCCTTGGTCAACGAACCCGAGGTACTGCTTTTGGACGAACCCCTCTCGGCCCTCGACCTCAAACTAAGGCAGGAACTGCGCCTCGACCTCATGAACCTTCAGGAGCAGCTCGGTATCACCTTCATTTTTGTCACCCACGACCAGGAAGAAGCCCTGGTAATGTCAGATCGCATCGCCGTGATGAATAAAGGCCGCATCGAACAGCTTGGTCCCACCGAGGAGATTTACGAGCTCCCGAAAACCGCGTTTGTGGCCAAGTTCATTGGCGACTCCAACCTGATTCCGGCCCAAGCGCTGGAACCGCGTAAGGTGCGCACCGCCCTGGGCGAGTTTGTGCTCGACGAGGAGGATGCCCTCACCCCCGGCCAGGAAGTGCTGCTTTCCATTAGGCCCGAGAAAATCCGGCTTTTTCGGGAAAAACCCAATCTGCCCAACGTCTTCCGGGCCAAAGTAGACGACATCATCTATACCGGTTCGGAGAATCAGTACGTGCTTTTGGCCGATGGCCAACGCTTGATGTGCGAGACCCTCAACCAAGACATCCAGGAGCCCGGCCACGAGGAGTTCGGCTACGACGAGGAAGTCTGGGTGGCCTTTACTCCGGAAAAACTGGTGGTTATTCAGGGGGGAACCGAAGGGAGCAATCCTTATGCGTGA
- a CDS encoding ABC transporter permease — protein sequence MREAAGPRERLRQVLLTIGPGALWLGLFVLVPTLIMLVASLMSRGSLGQLVPPFGLHNYLRFFSDPLFIEIIGRSLWIGFWSTVFIVLLGYPLAFYIAQSRNKEVLLLLVVIPFFTNFLIRVYAWIVVFQKEGLLNSLITAFGLPPAELLPSTLAVYVATVYTYLPFFVLPLYAAVERIDWSLLEAAYDLGARPIRAFWESIFPQTVPGLFAGFLLVFIPAVGTFVIADLLGGGKVTLIGNLIQLQFGSAQNWAFGSAASMVLMAMVLLGLWLYARTQGEKGLDKLV from the coding sequence ATGCGTGAAGCCGCTGGGCCCCGCGAGCGCCTGCGTCAGGTGCTACTGACCATCGGGCCTGGGGCCTTGTGGTTGGGCTTGTTTGTACTGGTTCCCACCCTGATCATGCTGGTAGCCTCGCTGATGAGCCGGGGTAGCTTAGGCCAACTGGTACCGCCCTTTGGCCTGCACAACTACCTGCGCTTTTTCTCCGACCCGCTTTTTATCGAAATCATCGGACGCAGCCTTTGGATTGGCTTCTGGTCTACGGTCTTTATTGTGCTACTAGGGTATCCGCTGGCTTTTTACATCGCCCAGAGCCGCAACAAGGAGGTGTTGCTGTTGCTGGTGGTGATTCCCTTCTTTACCAACTTTCTAATCCGGGTGTATGCCTGGATTGTGGTGTTTCAGAAAGAGGGGCTGCTGAATAGCCTGATCACCGCTTTTGGGCTCCCGCCCGCCGAACTACTGCCCTCTACCCTGGCGGTGTATGTGGCCACGGTCTACACCTATCTGCCCTTTTTTGTATTGCCTCTGTATGCCGCTGTCGAACGCATCGACTGGAGCTTGCTCGAGGCCGCCTACGACCTGGGGGCCCGGCCCATCCGGGCCTTTTGGGAGTCTATCTTTCCCCAGACGGTGCCGGGCTTGTTTGCAGGCTTTTTGTTGGTGTTCATCCCGGCGGTGGGTACCTTTGTGATTGCCGACCTGCTGGGCGGCGGCAAGGTCACGCTGATTGGCAACCTGATTCAGCTACAGTTTGGCTCGGCGCAGAACTGGGCTTTTGGCAGTGCAGCCAGCATGGTGCTCATGGCCATGGTGTTGCTGGGCTTGTGGCTGTATGCCCGTACCCAGGGAGAGAAAGGACTGGACAAATTGGTATGA
- a CDS encoding ABC transporter permease encodes MKRLLSIHAWLVFAFLYLPIAVIVALSFNQSRFGVRFTGFTFDWYVRLFNNERILEYLTNTLIVAVVSTIASTILGTLLAVGMVRYRFRLQNALRYLLYVPVVVPDVVMGISLLLLFDVVRDAVGWPRLSLFTIILAHISFQIAYVTLVVRARLMLLDPALEEAAKDLGATPWLTFREVTLPLIMPGVVSGALLAFSLSLDDFVVTFFTAGPGSTTLPLYIYSSVKLGVSPEIHALSTLMVGVTILVLLLGTLFWRKRT; translated from the coding sequence ATGAAGCGCCTGCTCTCCATTCATGCCTGGCTAGTGTTTGCCTTTTTGTACCTGCCGATTGCGGTGATTGTGGCGCTTTCCTTCAACCAAAGCCGCTTTGGGGTGCGCTTTACAGGCTTTACCTTCGACTGGTATGTCCGGCTTTTCAATAATGAGCGGATTCTTGAATACCTCACCAACACCCTGATTGTGGCGGTGGTTTCTACCATCGCCTCCACCATTCTGGGCACCCTTTTGGCGGTAGGGATGGTGCGCTACCGGTTCCGATTGCAAAACGCCTTGCGCTACTTGCTGTACGTGCCAGTGGTAGTGCCGGATGTGGTGATGGGCATCTCGCTGTTGCTCTTATTTGATGTGGTGCGCGACGCCGTAGGCTGGCCCCGGCTGTCGCTTTTTACCATCATCCTAGCCCATATTAGCTTTCAGATTGCCTACGTGACGCTGGTAGTACGGGCCCGCCTGATGCTGTTGGATCCCGCCCTGGAAGAAGCGGCCAAAGACCTGGGCGCGACCCCCTGGCTGACCTTCCGCGAGGTGACGCTGCCGCTGATTATGCCGGGGGTGGTCTCGGGGGCCCTTTTGGCTTTTAGTCTCTCGCTGGACGACTTTGTGGTGACCTTTTTTACAGCAGGGCCGGGTTCAACTACTTTGCCCTTGTACATTTATTCCTCGGTCAAGCTAGGCGTAAGCCCCGAGATTCATGCCCTCTCCACTTTGATGGTGGGGGTCACAATTTTGGTGCTGCTTCTTGGGACACTGTTCTGGAGGAAACGAACCTGA
- a CDS encoding spermidine/putrescine ABC transporter substrate-binding protein, producing MNRLWLIGLLALLVAGCGQQKKELRLLNWSDYMPREVLDEFEKREGIKVVEDTYDSPEAMLSKLQAGGDSEFDVLITPDYTVGQLARAGSLQELDKSKIPNLKNLDPQFADPAFDPGGKYSVVYQWGTTGLAYREDLVSGPVESWAVIFDPAQQVGRFLLLDEMREMIGAALKYKGESVNSTDPAKLAEAQALLLEAKRRSQGFAGGTSIRDRLIAGDIAVGPAYSGDILAAQPENPTLKYVIPAEGATLWTDNLVVLKKSPNHELAHKFINFLLEPDIAAQISNSIGYATPVAAAMEQIEEKDNPLIYPTPEKRARLELLADLGDQVELFNQVWAEVKSR from the coding sequence ATGAACAGACTATGGCTTATCGGTTTACTGGCTTTGCTTGTAGCTGGCTGTGGTCAGCAGAAGAAGGAGCTGCGCCTTTTGAACTGGTCGGACTATATGCCCCGCGAGGTCTTGGACGAGTTCGAAAAGCGCGAAGGCATCAAGGTAGTAGAAGACACCTACGACTCCCCCGAGGCCATGCTTTCGAAGTTGCAAGCCGGAGGGGACAGCGAGTTTGACGTGTTGATTACCCCCGACTACACGGTGGGTCAGTTGGCCCGGGCCGGTAGCCTGCAGGAGCTGGACAAGTCTAAAATTCCCAACCTGAAGAACCTCGATCCTCAGTTTGCCGACCCCGCTTTTGACCCGGGCGGAAAGTACAGCGTGGTCTATCAGTGGGGCACTACCGGTCTGGCCTACCGTGAAGACCTGGTGAGCGGGCCGGTGGAAAGCTGGGCGGTGATCTTCGACCCGGCCCAGCAGGTAGGGCGTTTCTTGTTGCTGGACGAGATGCGCGAGATGATCGGGGCCGCCCTCAAGTACAAGGGCGAGTCGGTCAACAGCACCGACCCGGCCAAGCTGGCCGAAGCACAGGCGCTGCTGCTCGAGGCCAAGCGGCGTTCGCAGGGCTTTGCCGGGGGTACCAGCATCCGCGACCGCTTAATTGCCGGCGATATTGCGGTGGGGCCCGCTTATTCAGGCGACATCCTGGCGGCCCAACCCGAGAACCCTACGCTCAAATATGTGATTCCCGCCGAGGGGGCCACCCTCTGGACCGACAACCTGGTGGTGTTGAAAAAGAGCCCCAACCACGAGCTGGCCCATAAATTTATCAACTTCCTGCTCGAGCCCGACATCGCCGCACAAATCTCCAACTCGATTGGCTATGCCACCCCGGTCGCTGCCGCCATGGAGCAAATCGAGGAAAAAGACAACCCCCTTATTTATCCCACCCCAGAAAAAAGAGCCCGCCTCGAGCTCTTGGCCGACCTCGGTGACCAGGTCGAACTGTTTAACCAAGTGTGGGCCGAGGTGAAATCGCGCTAA
- a CDS encoding phosphoenolpyruvate carboxylase yields the protein MNEDRLFEQLKREVDLLGRALGKAIRTLSGERVFELEEQIRELTKALRQSGLEDTREQLRAIVRGLTQAEAENMIRAFSTYFHLVNLAEERQRVRVNREREKKSTPLAPRGESFMALVGQLKQRGLSYQQAVDVLSRLRLHLTFTAHPTETRRRTQRHHLAEVQRLLERLERGEPAWEELAARVMLLWGTTELRKTRPSVEDEVKGGLFYATGALWQAVPKLVEGLERAVEAHYGRRPDLAPPLVFRSWIGGDRDGNPNVTPEMTAWAQKYARELALRQFVAGIDEQIRDLSLTDDRVAISRELRLALEEQAKHLPLPERFQGEPYRQFGMGLRYKLRAALGEQPGPGYSTTAEFVSDLGKAERSLEQLGLGEIARVSVRPLRLNAEAFGLELVNLDLREESRALTEAVAELLKTAGVHERYGSLEPQQREALLTQELATARPLAPVGYRPQTKTLQTALEAMRNWRARGAHVVSMTHYPSDLLEVLLLAREVGLYRPGRALPFDVVPLFETLSDLQNAPQVVARLLDNPVFRAHVQGRGGLEVMIGYSDSNKDAGFLAANWALYRAQEAISAVARSREVEVYYFHGRGTSTARGGGTAGRAIASLPPGTVGSRMRLTEQGEALADRYAHPELAYRNLEQMLYHLALASARDLYAQAEPLPEAWREAMERAAQRSTEAYRELLLRPGFFEFYEQLTPIREIGALNIASRPVYRSGRVREIKDLRAIPWVMSWTQVRLLLPGWYGLAEGLEEIPLSLRQEMFAQWPFFATTLDSAAIALAKADLGIAREYLRLVEPDLAERFFPSIAQAFEKTKALLEETFQGPLLRNHPVLARQTELRNPYVDPISLVQVELLTRYRRTPPESPERPGLERALMLSILGIAAGLRNAG from the coding sequence ATGAACGAGGATCGGCTATTTGAACAGCTCAAACGCGAAGTGGACTTGTTGGGGCGGGCCCTGGGAAAGGCCATTCGTACGCTTTCAGGCGAGCGGGTATTCGAGCTAGAAGAACAAATCCGCGAACTCACCAAAGCCCTGCGGCAGAGCGGCCTCGAGGACACCCGGGAGCAGCTTCGGGCCATCGTGCGCGGCCTTACCCAGGCCGAGGCCGAAAACATGATCCGGGCTTTCTCGACCTATTTTCATCTGGTTAACCTGGCCGAGGAGCGCCAGCGGGTGCGCGTCAACCGGGAGCGGGAAAAGAAAAGCACTCCCCTGGCTCCCAGGGGCGAGTCGTTTATGGCGCTGGTAGGACAGCTCAAGCAGCGCGGCCTAAGCTACCAACAGGCGGTAGACGTACTATCCCGGCTGCGACTGCACCTAACCTTTACCGCCCACCCCACCGAGACCCGCCGCCGTACCCAGCGCCACCACCTGGCGGAGGTTCAGAGGCTTTTGGAGCGGCTCGAGCGGGGCGAGCCAGCTTGGGAAGAGCTAGCGGCGCGGGTTATGCTGCTCTGGGGCACCACCGAGCTGCGAAAGACCCGACCCAGCGTGGAGGACGAAGTCAAAGGCGGGCTGTTCTACGCCACGGGGGCGCTTTGGCAGGCCGTGCCGAAGCTGGTGGAGGGATTGGAGCGGGCGGTAGAGGCCCACTACGGCAGGCGGCCTGATTTAGCCCCTCCTTTGGTCTTCAGAAGCTGGATTGGGGGAGACCGCGACGGAAACCCCAATGTGACCCCCGAGATGACCGCCTGGGCACAGAAGTACGCTCGGGAATTGGCGCTGCGCCAGTTTGTGGCGGGAATAGACGAGCAGATTCGCGACCTCTCCCTGACCGATGACCGGGTGGCCATTAGCCGCGAGCTAAGGCTGGCCCTTGAAGAACAGGCCAAGCACCTACCGCTGCCTGAGCGTTTCCAGGGCGAGCCCTACCGCCAGTTTGGCATGGGGCTGCGCTACAAGCTGCGCGCTGCCCTAGGCGAGCAGCCGGGCCCAGGGTACAGCACCACAGCGGAGTTTGTAAGCGATCTAGGCAAGGCCGAGCGCAGCCTAGAGCAGCTTGGGCTAGGCGAAATTGCCCGGGTCAGCGTGCGCCCTTTGCGCCTGAATGCCGAGGCTTTTGGCCTCGAGCTCGTAAACCTGGACTTGCGGGAAGAGTCCCGCGCGCTGACCGAAGCGGTCGCCGAACTCTTGAAAACCGCTGGGGTACATGAGCGTTATGGTTCCCTGGAACCCCAGCAAAGGGAAGCCCTGCTGACCCAGGAACTCGCTACCGCCCGACCCCTGGCCCCGGTGGGTTATCGGCCCCAGACCAAAACCCTGCAAACCGCCCTGGAAGCCATGCGCAACTGGCGGGCCCGGGGCGCCCACGTGGTCTCGATGACCCATTACCCCAGCGACCTGCTCGAGGTGCTGCTCTTGGCCCGGGAGGTGGGCCTCTACCGCCCTGGGCGGGCCTTGCCCTTCGATGTGGTGCCGCTTTTTGAGACCCTCAGCGACCTGCAAAACGCGCCCCAGGTGGTGGCCCGGCTGCTGGACAACCCGGTCTTCCGGGCCCACGTGCAGGGCCGGGGGGGCCTCGAGGTGATGATCGGCTACTCCGACTCCAACAAGGACGCGGGCTTCTTGGCGGCCAACTGGGCGCTCTACCGGGCCCAGGAGGCCATCAGCGCGGTGGCCAGGAGCCGGGAGGTGGAGGTCTACTACTTCCACGGGCGGGGCACCTCCACCGCCCGGGGGGGCGGTACCGCCGGGCGGGCCATCGCCAGCCTGCCCCCCGGCACGGTGGGGAGCCGGATGCGCCTGACCGAACAGGGCGAGGCCCTGGCCGACCGCTACGCCCACCCCGAGCTGGCCTACCGGAACCTCGAGCAGATGCTCTACCACCTGGCCCTGGCCTCGGCCCGCGACCTCTACGCCCAGGCCGAGCCCCTTCCAGAGGCCTGGCGAGAGGCCATGGAACGGGCCGCCCAGCGCTCCACCGAGGCCTACCGGGAACTGCTCCTGCGCCCGGGCTTTTTTGAGTTTTACGAGCAGCTCACCCCTATCCGCGAGATTGGGGCCCTCAACATTGCCAGCCGCCCGGTCTACCGCTCGGGCCGGGTGCGGGAGATCAAGGACCTGCGGGCCATCCCCTGGGTGATGTCCTGGACGCAGGTGCGGCTTTTGTTGCCGGGCTGGTACGGCCTGGCCGAGGGGCTGGAGGAAATCCCACTCTCCTTGCGGCAGGAAATGTTTGCGCAGTGGCCCTTCTTCGCCACCACCCTGGACAGTGCGGCCATTGCCCTGGCCAAGGCCGACCTGGGCATCGCCCGGGAGTACCTGCGCCTGGTAGAGCCCGACCTGGCCGAGCGCTTCTTCCCCTCCATCGCCCAAGCCTTTGAAAAAACCAAGGCCCTGCTGGAGGAGACCTTCCAGGGCCCCCTGCTTCGAAACCACCCGGTGCTGGCCCGCCAGACCGAACTCAGGAACCCCTACGTGGATCCCATCTCGCTGGTGCAGGTGGAGCTTCTGACCCGCTACCGCCGCACCCCACCCGAGTCGCCGGAGCGCCCTGGCCTCGAGCGGGCCCTGATGCTCTCCATCCTGGGTATTGCGGCAGGCCTGCGCAACGCTGGATGA
- a CDS encoding ABC transporter substrate-binding protein: MNKGWIGFLASLALLGSVWAQRSDTIVIAQGVDVTVLDPNNQLETPTANVLANIFDTLYMRMPDGTARPWLATGVRAINPTTWEMTIRQGVKFHNGEDLTAETVKWNFERVIDPQRPLRISNSWANLASVQVVNPTTLRFTTRNPFPVFVTRLTGFYILPQKYVTENGNRYLQEPVGTGPYKFVRWVRDQQFELEANPNYWGGAPKIRRVIFRPIPEASSRVAELISGGVDIITNLVPEAVNAVRSSGAAEVRSVPSIRNIFIMLNTSGKADSPLANPKVRLALNYAVDKRAIVKNVLGGFGQPTGCPLNSYIFGYDARSCQPYEYNPTRAKQLLAEAGYPNGFTMTMGSPNGRYLNDRQVAEALVGQLAQVGVRVELRVQEWSTYVGQILERRIPTDAVLLGWGNNEFDADNSLYSLFYGGTVRGGPRQVAFSYIRSVPLDNALLQAQRTTDPEQRKKLYLDALRVLRAESPWIFLHQQEDLYGVSKRVDWKPRPDERLFAADMALK; this comes from the coding sequence ATGAACAAAGGTTGGATAGGCTTTTTGGCTAGCCTGGCCCTCTTGGGGAGTGTATGGGCACAACGCTCCGATACCATCGTGATCGCCCAGGGGGTAGACGTAACGGTGCTCGACCCCAACAACCAGCTCGAGACCCCCACCGCCAATGTGCTGGCAAATATCTTTGACACCCTTTACATGCGGATGCCGGACGGCACCGCCCGGCCCTGGCTGGCTACGGGGGTGCGGGCCATCAACCCCACCACCTGGGAAATGACCATCCGCCAGGGGGTCAAGTTTCACAACGGCGAAGACCTGACCGCCGAAACGGTCAAGTGGAACTTCGAGCGGGTGATTGATCCGCAAAGGCCCTTGCGCATCTCCAACTCCTGGGCCAACCTGGCCAGCGTGCAGGTGGTCAACCCCACCACCCTGCGCTTCACCACCCGTAACCCCTTCCCGGTGTTTGTCACCCGCCTGACAGGCTTCTACATCTTGCCGCAAAAGTATGTCACCGAGAACGGCAACCGCTACCTGCAAGAGCCAGTGGGCACAGGCCCCTACAAGTTTGTGCGCTGGGTACGCGATCAGCAGTTTGAACTCGAGGCCAACCCCAACTACTGGGGCGGTGCCCCCAAAATCCGCCGGGTGATCTTCCGGCCCATCCCCGAAGCCAGTAGCCGGGTGGCCGAGCTGATCTCGGGCGGGGTGGATATCATCACCAACCTGGTACCCGAAGCGGTGAACGCTGTACGGTCTTCGGGGGCTGCCGAGGTACGCAGCGTGCCCAGCATCCGTAACATCTTCATCATGCTGAATACCAGCGGCAAGGCCGATAGCCCCCTGGCCAACCCCAAGGTACGGCTGGCCCTCAACTACGCAGTAGACAAGCGCGCCATCGTTAAAAACGTACTGGGCGGCTTTGGTCAACCCACCGGTTGTCCGCTCAACAGCTATATCTTCGGCTACGATGCCAGAAGCTGTCAGCCCTACGAGTACAACCCCACTCGAGCCAAACAACTCCTCGCCGAGGCTGGCTACCCCAACGGTTTCACCATGACCATGGGCTCGCCCAACGGGCGCTACCTCAACGACCGCCAGGTAGCCGAAGCCCTGGTGGGCCAACTGGCCCAGGTCGGGGTGCGGGTGGAGTTGCGGGTGCAGGAGTGGAGCACCTACGTGGGCCAGATTCTGGAGCGTCGCATTCCCACCGACGCCGTGCTCTTGGGCTGGGGCAACAACGAGTTCGATGCCGACAACTCGCTGTATAGCCTGTTCTACGGCGGTACCGTGCGCGGTGGCCCCCGTCAGGTAGCCTTCAGCTACATCCGTTCGGTGCCCCTGGACAACGCGCTATTGCAAGCCCAGCGCACCACTGACCCCGAACAACGCAAGAAGCTCTATCTCGATGCGCTGCGGGTCTTGCGGGCTGAATCCCCCTGGATATTCCTGCACCAACAAGAAGACCTGTACGGCGTATCCAAGCGGGTTGACTGGAAACCCCGCCCGGACGAACGGCTGTTTGCGGCCGATATGGCCTTGAAGTAA